A single genomic interval of Anser cygnoides isolate HZ-2024a breed goose chromosome 7, Taihu_goose_T2T_genome, whole genome shotgun sequence harbors:
- the ATAD1 gene encoding outer mitochondrial transmembrane helix translocase: MVHAETFSRPLSRNEVVGLIFRLTIFGAVTYFTIKWMVDAIDPTRKQKVEAQKQAEKLMKQIGVKNVKLTEYEMSIAAHLVDPLSMHVTWNDIAGLDDVITDLKDTVILPIKKKYLFENSRLLQPPKGVLLYGPPGCGKTLIAKATAKEAGCRFINLQPSTLTDKWYGESQKLAAAVFSLAIKLQPSIIFIDEIDSFLRSRSSSDHEATAMMKAQFMSLWDGLDTDYNCQVIVMGATNRPQDLDSAIMRRMPTRFHINQPALKQREAILKLILKNENVDRHVDLLEVAKETDGFSGSDLKEMCRDAALLCVREYVNSACEEENHDEDEIRPVQQQDLHRAIEKMRKSKDATLQNVLMHVSLD; this comes from the exons atggtcCATGCTGAAACCTTCTCACGCCCCCTGAGCCGGAATGAAGTGGTTGGATTAATTTTTCGTTTAACGATATTTGGTGCTGTAACATACTTTACCATTAAATGGATGGTTGATGCCATTGATCCAACCAGAAAGCAAAAAGTAGAAGCTCAGAAACAG GCTGAAAAGCTAATGAAGCAAATTGGAGTGAAAAATGTCAAGCTTACTGAATATGAAATGAGTATTGCTGCACATCTCGTAGACCCACTAAGCATGCAT GTAACCTGGAATGATATTGCAGGCTTAGATGATGTTATTACAGATTTGAAAGACACTGTCATCTTGCCCATCaagaagaaatacttgtttgaGAATTCCAGGCTCTTACAGCCACCAAAAG GAGTACTTCTCTATGGCCCTCCTGGTTGTGGCAAAACATTGATCGCCAAGGCTACAGCAAAGGAAGCGGGCTGTCGATTTATTAATCTCCAGCCTTCAACGCTGACTGACAAATGGTATGGAGAGTCTCAAAAactggctgctgctgtcttcTCCCTTGCTATAAAGCTCCAACCGTCCATCATTTTTATTGACGAAATAG ATTCCTTCTTACGAAGTCGTTCGAGTTCTGACCATGAAGCTACAGCTATGATGAAAGCTCAGTTCATGAGTCTGTGGGATGGACTGGACACTGATTATAACTGCCAG GTAATAGTGATGGGAGCCACCAACCGTCCTCAGGATCTTGACTCTGCAATCATGAGAAGAATGCCAACCCGGTTTCACATCAACCAACCT GCtctgaaacaaagagaagcaatCTTGAagctaattttgaaaaatgaaaat GTGGACAGGCATGTAGATCTCCTGGAAGTTGCTAAGGAGACTGATGGCTTCTCAGGAAGTGATCTGAAAGAAATGTGCCGGGATGCAGCACTCCTCTGTGTCAGGGAATACGTTAATTCTGCATGTGAAGAAGAGAA CCATGATGAAGACGAAATTCGGCCCGTGCAGCAGCAGGATCTCCACAGGGCGATCGAGAAGATGAGAAAATCAAAGGATGCCACACTTCAGAATGTTTTGATGCATGTTAGTTTAGATTAA